One window from the genome of Elaeis guineensis isolate ETL-2024a chromosome 5, EG11, whole genome shotgun sequence encodes:
- the LOC105045743 gene encoding ruvB-like protein 1 gives MTTTMRIEEVQSTTKKQRIATHTHIKGLGLDANGTAIPMSAGFVGQVAAREAAGLVVDMIRQKKMAGRALLLAGPPSTGKTALALGISQELGSKVPFCPMVGSEVYSSEVKKTEVLMENFRRAIGLRIKENKEVYEGEVTELSPEETESTSGGYGKAISHVIIGLKTVKGTKQLKLDPTIYDALIKEKVAVGDVIYIEANSGAVKRVGRCDAFATEYDLEAEEYVPIPKGEVHKKKEIVQDVTLHDLDAANARPQGGQDILSLMGQMMKPRKTEITDKLRQEINKVVNRYIDEGIAELVPGVLFIDEVHMLDIECFSYLNRALESSISPIVIFATNRGICNVRGTDMTSPHGIPVDLLDRLVIIRTETYGPTEMIQILAIRAQVEELDIDEESLAYLGEIGQQASLRHAIQLLSPASVVAKTNGRDKICKADLEEVTALYLDAKSSARLLQEQQERYIT, from the exons ATGACAACGACGATGAGGATAGAGGAGGTCCAGTCGACCACGAAGAAACAGCGGATTGCCACCCACACCCACATCAAAGGCCTCGGCCTCGAC GCGAATGGAACAGCGATTCCTATGTCTGCTGGGTTTGTAGGgcaggtggctgcaagagaggctgCTGGTCTTGTCGTTGATATGATACGGCAGAAGAAGATGGCCGGGCGGGCGCTTCTGCTTGCTGGGCCTCCCAGCACTGGCAAGACTGCGTTGGCTCTGGGCATCTCTCAGGAACTTGGAAGCAAG GTGCCCTTTTGCCCCATGGTTGGATCTGAAGTATACTCATCGGAGGTCAAGAAAACTGAGGTGCTTATGGAAAATTTTAGGAGGGCCATTGGTTTGCGTATTAAGGAAAACAAGGAAGTTTATGAAGGAGAG GTGACCGAGCTCTCCCCAGAAGAAACTGAGAGTACATCTGGTGGTTATGGAAAAGCCATCAGTCATGTAATCATTGGGTTAAAGACTGTCAAAGGAACCAAGCAGCTGAAGTTGGATCCAACTATTTATGATGCTTTAATTAAGGAAAAG GTTGCTGTAGGTGATGTTATTTACATAGAGGCAAATAGTGGTGCAGTGAAGAGAGTCGGTAGATGTGATGCTTTTGCTACAGAATATGATCTTGAGGCTGAAGAGTATGTTCCAATCCCTAAAGGAGAAGTCCATAAGAAAAAGGAGATAGTTCAG GACGTTACACTACATGACCTTGATGCTGCAAATGCTCGCCCACAAGGAGGGCAGGACATATTATCCCTTATGGGCCAGATGATGAAACCTCGGAAAACTGAGATCACTGACAAACTACGGCAGGAAATAAATAAG GTTGTTAATAGGTACATTGATGAAGGGATAGCAGAGCTTGTCCCTGGTGTCCTATTTATTGATGAG GTGCACATGCTAGACATTGAATGCTTTTCTTATCTTAATCGTGCTTTAGAGAGCTCAATATCGCCGATTGTGATATTTGCCACAAACAGAGGAATATGTAATGTAAG AGGAACCGATATGACCAGTCCACATGGCATACCAGTAGATTTGCTCGATCGTCTGGTAATCATACGGACAGAAACTTATGGACCCACTGAAATGATTCAG ATATTAGCAATCCGAGCACAGGTTGAAGAGCTTGATATTGATGAAGAAAGTCTAGCTTACCTTGGAGAGATTGGACAACAAGCATCTTTAAG GCATGCTATTCAACTGTTATCACCTGCTAGCGTGGTGGCCAAGACGAATGGAAGGGATAAGATTTGCAAG GCTGATCTTGAGGAGGTAACTGCACTGTATCTGGATGCAAAATCTTCTGCAAGGCTTCTTCAGGAGCAGCAAGAAAGATACATAACTTAA